One segment of Kogia breviceps isolate mKogBre1 chromosome 14, mKogBre1 haplotype 1, whole genome shotgun sequence DNA contains the following:
- the SBK1 gene encoding serine/threonine-protein kinase SBK1: MSVGCPEPEPPHSLPCCGPGTAPGLGAGVPLLTEDMQALTLRTLAASDVTKHYELVRELGKGTYGKVDLVAYKGTGTKMALKFVNKSKTKLKNFLREVSITNSLSSSPFIIKVFDVVFETEDCYVFAQEYAPAGDLFDIIPPQVGLPEDTVKRCVQQLGLALDFMHGRQLVHRDIKPENVLLFDRECRRVKLADFGMTRRVGCRVKRVSGTIPYTAPEVCQAGRADGFAVDTGVDVWAFGVLIFCVLTGNFPWEAASGADAFFEEFVRWQRGRLPGLPSQWRRFTEPALRMFQRLLALEPERRGPAKEVFRFLKHELTSELRRRPSHRARKPAGDRPPAAGPLRLEAPGPLKRTVLTESGSGSRPAAPAVGPGSGPAPAPVPVPVPVPEPGLAPPGPPGRTDGRPDKSKGQVVLATAIEICV; encoded by the exons ATGAGCGTGGGCTGCCCAGAGCCCGAGCCgccccactccctgccctgcTGTGGGCCAGGGACTGCCCCTGGGCTGGGTGCAGGTGTGCCCCTCCTCACTGAAGACATGCAAGCGCTGACCCTCCGCACACTGGCCGCAAGCGACGTCACCAAGCACTACGAACTCGTCCGGGAGCTGGGCAAGGGCACCTATGGGAAGGTTGACCTGGTAGCCTACAAGGGCACAG GCACAAAGATGGCACTGAAGTTTGTGAACAAGAGCAAAACTAAGCTGAAGAACTTCCTACGGGAGGTGAGCATCACCAAcagcctctcctccagccccttcATTATCAAGGTCTTCGACGTAGTATTTGAGACCGAGGACTGCTACGTCTTTGCTCAGGAGTACGCGCCTGCCGGGGACCTGTTTGACATCATTCCTCCTCAG GTGGGGCTCCCGGAGGACACGGTGAAGCGCTGCGTGCAGCAGCTGGGCCTGGCGCTGGACTTCATGCACGGCCGGCAGCTGGTGCATCGCGACATCAAGCCCGAGAACGTGCTTCTGTTCGACCGCGAGTGCCGCCGCGTGAAGCTGGCCGACTTCGGCATGACGCGCCGCGTGGGCTGCCGCGTGAAGCGGGTCAGCGGCACCATCCCGTACACGGCGCCCGAGGTGTGCCAGGCGGGCCGCGCCGACGGCTTCGCGGTGGACACGGGCGTGGACGTGTGGGCCTTCGGTGTGCTCATCTTCTGCGTGCTCACCGGCAACTTCCCGTGGGAGGCGGCCTCGGGCGCCGACGCCTTCTTCGAGGAGTTCGTGCGCTGGCAGCGGGGCCGCCTGCCGGGGCTGCCGTCGCAGTGGCGCCGCTTCACCGAGCCGGCGCTGCGCATGTTCCAGCGGCTCCTGGCCCTGGAGCCCGAGCGCCGCGGGCCGGCCAAGGAGGTCTTCCGCTTCCTCAAGCACGAGCTCACGTCCGAGCTGCGGCGCCGGCCCTCGCACCGCGCGCGCAAGCCCGCCGGGGACCGCCCGCCGGCCGCCGGGCCGCTGCGCCTCGAGGCGCCCGGGCCGCTCAAGCGGACGGTGCTGACCGAGAGCGGCAGCGGCTCCCGGCCCGCGGCCCCCGCCGTCGGCCCCGGGTCCGGGCCCGCGCCTGCGCCCGTCCCTGTGCCGGTCCCCGTGCCCGAGCCCGGCCTGGCTCCCCCGGGGCCCCCCGGCAGGACCGACGGCCGCCCGGACAAGAGCAAAGGGCAGGTGGTGCTGGCCACGGCCATCGAGATCTGCGTCTGa